The following nucleotide sequence is from Primulina tabacum isolate GXHZ01 chromosome 2, ASM2559414v2, whole genome shotgun sequence.
AGATTAAATCTATCATGTCATTGCAAGAAACCGCCAAAAAGGTCAAGGAATTGAGGATAAAATATGGTGGGAAAATTGTGTTGTTAGGTGTAGATGATATGGACATGTTCAAAGGGATCAGTTTGAAGTTTATGGCGTTGGGATTGCTTTTGGATGAGAATCCTATGTATCGTGGAAGTGTCATCTTGGTTCAGATCATGAACCCCCCGAGGAGTCACGGAAAGgatattcaagaacttcaaagtgaGATCAATAAAGTTGCAGGtgagataaataaaaaatacgGTAAATCAGGGTATCAGCCGATTGTTTGTTTAAATGGACCTGTTTCTTTTCAAGAAAAAGTGGCATATTTTGCGATTTCTGAATGTGTTGTGGTTAATGCGGTTAGGGATGGGATGAATTTGGTACCATATAAGTACACAATATCCAGGCAAGGCGGCCCTGAGTTTGATAAGGTTCTTGGACTTGAGGATTCTGTCGCACCAAGAAAAAGTGTCATTATTGTGTCCGAATTCATTGGATGTTCTCCATCCCTTAGTGGTGCAATTCGGGTCAATCCTTGGAACATCAATAGTGTGGCCGATGCTATGGTTTTGGGAATCACGATGACCGATTCTGAGAAAGAACTGCGCCATGAGAAACATTACAAGTATGTTGAATCCCACGATGTTGCGTATTGGGCTAGAAGTTTCAATCAGGATCTTGAACGAGCATGCTCTGAGCATTACACAAAGAGGTGTTGGGGCATTGGATTCGGCTTGAATTCACGAGTTGTTGCTTTAGGTCCGAATTTTAGGAAGCTTTCAGTGGAGCACATCGTTTCTGCTTATAACAACACGAACAGCAGGCTTATCCTTCTCGATTATGATGGTACCATGATGCCTCAAGATCGAGTCGACAAATCTCCAACCTCTGAAGTTATTTCAGTCTTGAATATTTTGTCTAATGATCCCAAAAATGTCGTGTTTATTGTCAGTGGCAGAGGGAGAGATTCGCTTGGGAAGTGGTTCTCTCAATGTGAGAGACTCGGGCTATCTGCTGAACATGGATACTTAACCCGGTATTGCCAATACCTTTTATTACACTTGCTTATTTTtggttatttatttttacaatatGGTAAATTCAGTTTTTTTGGTTTCCTGCTAGGTGGATGAAAAATTCAGCATGGGAATCTTGTGGGTTAGCAGTCGATTTGAACTGGAGAAGAATCGCCTTGCCTGTGATGGGACATTACACAGAAGCTACGGACGGTTCATTTGTTGAGCAGAAGGAGAGTGCTTTAGTTTGGCATCATCAAGAAGCGGACCCTGACTTTGGCACTTGGCAGGCGAAGGAGCTTCTGGATCACTTAGAGAATGTGCTTGCCAATGACCCCGTAGTTGTAAGCAGCGGCCAACAAATAGTTGAGGTGAAACCACAGGTATATAGATGATGTCTGACCGTCGTATCATTTAATTTCTTGATCGGAGAACTAGTACAAAAGACGGTCGATCAATTGTGCCATAATTGTATATATACTTCAATCTTATTTCTTCATTCATCTGTGTTTCAGGGCGTAAGCAAAGGTGTTGTGGTCAAGAATCTAATGGAAACCATGGCGACTAAAAGAAAGCCAGCCGATTTCGTATTGTGCATCGGTGATGACAGATCAGATGAGGACATGTTTGAGGCCATTGCAAGTTCCGTCACGAACCGCTCGTTACCCGATTCTGCAGAAGTTTTTGCTTGCACAGTTGGTCAGAAACCGAGCATGGCTAAATACTATCTTGATGATACATTTGAAGTCATCAAATTACTTCAAGGCCTATCAGCAAATCACTTACCAAAGTATCAGGGAAATGGATTCTCATTCGAAGGTTCGCCTTGAAATTGCTCGTAGATATGAAACATGCGAGTTTTTGAGTGGGAATCGACTGGAAATGAAACTTGATCACAAGAGCTAGAGAAAAATGGTACAGCTATGTACAGAAGTAAAATATAACAACTACACAGATCATTTCATAATGAAATAGATAAGTAGTCAACCCCCACCATAGGATACTAATATTAGATATTTTGTTTATATTGCTTTGTTCTGTCATACAAAGGATAGATAAGTTGATTCTTCCATTACCCATTGATCTTGCTGACTTTATGCATTTTTTTCTTTATGCATATATAATCCATATATTTGTCTCTTTGTGATTTTGGTCatctatattattaaattttaatcttGGTTCAGTACTTGTCTTTTCTATAATTTTAGTTCTTCTCTACATGAAACTGATGTACTCACGATGCCCTTGACCATATTATAACTCTaatgaaaaaaaagaaattttaaaattgcaattttttttatttacttgAGCAAGATTATtatgttttttcatttttttttaaaatggaaaaaatttcaattaaaaCCACCCAGGCATGTGCTCAAATAATTGTTGCTATTGCTAAAATTCAGTCATGGAAGCGATAAAAGTTTATGTTAAGAGTAGGTATTTTGCAATTTAACTTGTGGTTtgagttttattgatttttgtgtaaaaacaattttttattttagtaatattttacagttttatccaattatgataCATATGCAAGGTACATAAATAAAGTCAATAAATATACAAAATGTATCATGAGGACTGtctcgcaacgtaagatcataaAACTTATTAGGAATCATatcatatattctaaacaagttCTTAGTCAATTCAGCTGcataaaataaggataaaagtCGTTTGAGCTTgtgactagcatctgtgatgtaaatGTCATGTTCCATTGGTAAGGACATGAAGATGTCCATTAATGCAGATGAATGATTATTTGATGAAGCACTGAAGAACCCTtcctcgaactttccaagtagttatcatttatcgagtgaATAGTCTGCGATTATGGTTTTACACCATTGGTCCTTTTATCTTGGATAACGTAGAGGCTCTATGTACTAGCTTGCACTCTGAtccatttaccgactccattgagagtcatcaggtggtgaTGTTggatgtagtttcgaaatacgtacgagcaaatacattgtagtcggggattcaccgcttgcCTATGGATGAAGAGATCCAATGTGATCTCATGAGTTAATAGTACAAGAAGTCTCTGGCCAGAACAAGacatgtgctttagggaaatgtgttttcctagATACACAGACAATgtgatggatcggttcgggcacctttgagggtgcttcaaacacaatattctcaaagAACTGCAATAGATCATGTTCTAAGAATATGAACACCGattaattagatcgagtttggttttaaaccaagcgaaaaatacttgAAATAATCTTTCGTTAGGAAAATTAATCGGTTTTATATCTTGTGCAACTgaataaatgaaaattacatGGGATCAGTTTAGACTTAtattagttcagttatgtacataactgaactgatatcagctgaactgatcaaatcagtttaaaaaaGACAAATAgttaaacataaataacacaagttatgtttatggatgttcgaaaacTTCAACTACTTctacgtcacccattctacCTCATCGGTAGAATACACTGGAAGACTTTTATTTATACaataccttgtacaaacccactcagttTAGGACTTACCCTAATGCTTAACTGAACTCCCAgtttagactgaaggcagcaccttccagccaccaCTTGTTTAACGTATATGTGTtaaaagactacatacacaagttttacgtctttgtgcaagactcactcaactgatcttttaagctctactctctgatatatgtgagtgatagcgtgtgagtgtgtgagaattgaacaatgaatacaccgggaagatgttctcacacactgagggaaaagagcttctatactaagctgataacacgttgaagtgttccctcacaaCTGGGTTGATTACTTCTTATAAGCTGATAAGGCTTTTCGCGtgtccttcttcttcacacactcttatggttctatttattgttatttttcACCGATCttcatcttttattatagacacaaataatgacattgcatcattgcttaactgatcagcagtTTTATCAACtaaaccagttggttccagtttgacgGGACTAAGAGCTATTGTAAGCTGCTGGTGTGGAAGGTTTTCCTTCTCTCGTTTGCGActcgaactcataggccttcagatcagcaaatagatcatgtaaTTCAACCTtattcaggtcctttgattctctcatagccattgtcttAACATCTCATTCCTTGAGAAGACCTCTGACTACCTTCAGCGCTACTTCTTTATTTCAATACACCTTTTCAAGTGCATTCAATTCATTTATTATGCTGTCGattctctcatcatattcgtgcatagATTCTCCAATattcattttaatattatcgaattttcgaacaataactgaaagtttattctctttgatttgctcattgccttcgcagagCTGAGTCAActtttcccagatttcttttgcagtcttggacatctttattttgctgaaagtgatttTATGCAGCGTTTTGTACCAGATATCTTTggtgataggatcggttaaaggtggaaaagtgtttagaaggggggttgaataaacacttacaattttcaaaaccttttcgactgatgagtcagtttagtgataaactgatactcggaaatcttgtaagtcaatatcaatcagttaacaaatagTTGTGCggaataaactgactgatagatagaatataaactgaaatatgaagacacgagattttatggaagttcggatatttcaaacactcctacgtcaccccttctatctcaaggatatgatatatactaaaagactttgatcgatactaACACTTGTACAGatccacttcagttttggacttaacaatgccaaactgaaactctagGTTACAAACTTGTTTTCAGAGCTCAATAGAACTGAATAGATCTAACATAACTGATCTCTTCTAGATCGAATAATACAGTTTGTGTTGAAAGCTCAAATTATAGCCTAacagctatgaatgtatacaataagcgtgagcttttctgtttacaaaaatttcagcagagtaactgaATAGATTTCGAGTGCTCAAGAATTCAGTAGTTCGAGAGATCGAGAGATCGAGAGATTTCTTCAgttgctcttctctgctatttttAAGTTtccctccaacggtaatattaaatacaatttgaacaTTTCTATCAGTTGCATGctacgtcaacattcttctgacagtcaTACATTCAGCTTTTTTGTATTGCggcgatcccactacttgttgcagtcagcttttgtcggttgaatgacGTTTAAAGTTGAGGGATCAGCTGATATAATGTAGTTGAGAAGCTCACAACTGTTtttagtaactgatcagttccaactgatcagtcagttgtctgcgtagttcaattgctggttcagttgccttcgaaagTCTACGTCTTTTTCTTCAGTTAATGGCAGCAACATTGTCCAAGTTGGCTTTTTTTGTCCTCTGCTGTCCATTCTTCTCTTGGCTTTTCAATCCGGTGTGGTGCGCCATCAGTTATGACAACAACAGTATTTGCTTTTTGTATTCTCATGGGTCCGTCAGTAATGACAtatcacatgtcatcatcttgtgaaGCTAGATGAGCATGCATCTTaatcttccagtcatcgaactcttctcttgagaacattggaattttgttgaaggaagacatgGTAATCAGATTTTGTAGGTAGGAATATTctggaacaagattcaactgctctgatacaacTTGACAGGATCGGTTGGTAgatgaaagagtgtttagaaggggattgaataaacacttgactaTTCTATCatcttttcaaataatgagtcagtttagtcATAAACTGAACTCGAGAATCTTGTTATGTCagtgtcaatcagttaactaatgagagtgcgaaaataaactgactgacatatataataaaactgaaattaagagacaagatttatggatgtttggatatttcaatcactcctacgtcaccccttctatctagaAGATAGGAaattactaaaagactttgatcaatacaagactTGCACAGACccccttcagttttggacttaacaatgccaaactgaaactcttagtttcaatacagtttatcagttctcaactgatctgAAACTACTCAGCACAACAGATCTCTATAAGATCGAATATTACAACAATAAGTGTTTGTGCTTGTACGCTCAATGTATAGCCTTGAATCCTATGAATGTATATattaagtgtgagcttttgaaatCTTTTGAATATGAACAGAAAGCTTGTGAGGAGATTTCAGCAGAATAATAGTTTGATAGTTTTGTTCGTTAtgttctcagctgctcttctcggctatttataggctttgcttccaatgGTAACAATGAATACGCTTGAATCTGTCTATCTGTTGTTTGCCCCGTCAACATCCtactgacaatcgtacactgtagcatTGCTGAAACTCGGCGTTCCCACTACATGTTGCAGTCTGTCTTTGTACAGTTGTCAGTTGATAGTtacattccttaactgatgacgtgtcaaactaTTTTATCAGTTTGATACAGTCGATAGAATTAGCTGATAgctctcaactgattgtagtaaaactgatcagttccaactgatcatccgGTCCACTACATAGTCCAGTTAGATTAGTTCAGTTACCTTAGCTGCGCACTAATCAACAGTTAGGCATCCAATAGTTTACATATTTTCAGATCAGTTAttttcagtcttcttgatcagtttgttcaATCTTTATACGCACGGTTTGTCAAATTTCCGAAATTAAGTTTACAACACAATCTACAAGCTAATGAGAACTCCTTGCTtaaaaatcaagcccattatcaGCTAGCTAGAACTACCTTGCAATTGCACTAGACTTTCATCAAATGAAGAAgctaaaattttaagaaaatggGGAGGAGATTTCGGCCAAGTAAAGGGAGGAGAGAAGAAAGGAAGTCTATTATTGGTTCTTAAAAAAGTGGATGTGTGTTCCAAAGTCATGCTTGCCTTCAATTCAAAAGTTGACTTCCAACCTTTCACCTTCCTAGTATGTTATTTGGGTTTGTAATAtgtacaaagcccatggactattttaatatctcaaacacatttgagataaATAAAATCTTACTTGAATTTAATCAAGCTCACTagttgaataaatatttttaattgggctctacaagacacaatgttatttaattaattcaacacttgaattaattcaattatttggactctactaggttcactagtatttaattaattcaacacttgaattaatttaatttagtccataacaatgtt
It contains:
- the LOC142530299 gene encoding putative alpha,alpha-trehalose-phosphate synthase [UDP-forming] 11; translated protein: MLSRSYFNLLNLDDYSSDRTRIPRVISVPGIISDFEDGENGTGDGPEMSDPVSSVNQERRIIVYNQLPLKCFKDPVEGKKWCFDWDADALVLQLKDGFPPNVEVVFVGCLGVEIDSSEQEEVAQFLFDKFKCVPTFLSVDLINKFYHGFCKHYLWPLFHYMLPLTYNHGVRFDKAMWQGYVIANKIFADKVMEVINPDEDYVWVHDYHLMLLPTFLRKRHHRVKLGFFLHIPFPSSEIYRTLPVREEILRALLNCDLVGFHTFDYARHFLSCCSRMLGLDYQSKRGYIGLDYYGRTVNIKILPVGIHMGQIKSIMSLQETAKKVKELRIKYGGKIVLLGVDDMDMFKGISLKFMALGLLLDENPMYRGSVILVQIMNPPRSHGKDIQELQSEINKVAGEINKKYGKSGYQPIVCLNGPVSFQEKVAYFAISECVVVNAVRDGMNLVPYKYTISRQGGPEFDKVLGLEDSVAPRKSVIIVSEFIGCSPSLSGAIRVNPWNINSVADAMVLGITMTDSEKELRHEKHYKYVESHDVAYWARSFNQDLERACSEHYTKRCWGIGFGLNSRVVALGPNFRKLSVEHIVSAYNNTNSRLILLDYDGTMMPQDRVDKSPTSEVISVLNILSNDPKNVVFIVSGRGRDSLGKWFSQCERLGLSAEHGYLTRWMKNSAWESCGLAVDLNWRRIALPVMGHYTEATDGSFVEQKESALVWHHQEADPDFGTWQAKELLDHLENVLANDPVVVSSGQQIVEVKPQGVSKGVVVKNLMETMATKRKPADFVLCIGDDRSDEDMFEAIASSVTNRSLPDSAEVFACTVGQKPSMAKYYLDDTFEVIKLLQGLSANHLPKYQGNGFSFEGSP